TGGTTGAATCTGTGAGACCTTTtattaaaatggaaacagaagggagATGGTTTCAATAAATATGTGCTTATGCATGTATAGGTGCTTGTCCATATGTACTTATGTAAAGTGAAAAAACTAGTATAATCTCTGTGACATGAGCatagcaaaataatttttaaagagttttgaGACAATTTGGGTActatgtataaatatttttgaCCAATGTGTACATAacttgcatatgtgtatacataatgacatttctgttcatttatttaactatatCTTTATAAATCATCATCTTAGGGAGTACCATATACCtattaacaattttaaatttcctatacagattataatttttaatattactCAGAACTCATGTTGCATGATTAAAATACGTAGATAAGGAAAAGAGTaaataatgcaaataaatatGCCCTTGTTTGTAGGTTAGCTGATGAGAATTCACCATTTCACTCAACTACAGAGAGCTCCAAACTGCTGGATATAAAGTAtgcagttgctggatgaagcatATCTGGGGTCTTTGTGAAGAAAAACAAGATAACCTTGAAGAAATTATGAATCAAGACCTGGAAAATTTAGATATTTTCTAGTCAGAATTGTGTACATGAAATCAAAAAATTTCAATAACCATTATACATAGCTATTTAAATACAGCAGTGATATTACAAATCAAAGCATATTCTCACTGACAATGAACAATAGCGTGTCATTTATTTTTGCAATCACCTTATTTATAGAAGTAGTAACAGGAACCTTAGGAAATGGATTCATAGCGCTGGTGAACATCACAGACTGGGTTAAGAGAGGAAAGATCTCTTCAGTGGACCAGATCCTCACTGCTCTGGCCTTTTCCAGACTCAGTTTGGTGTGGTCTGTGCTTATTTGTATATTGGCATTCAAATTGTGCCCACATTTATTTATGAATTCAGAAATGCTTATAGTGACTGAAGTTACCTGGATAGTGAATAACCATTTCAGCATCTGGCTTGCCACATGCCTcagtgtcttttattttctcaaggtAGCAAATTTTTCTAACTCTTTATTTCTTTACCTAAAGTGGAGGGTTAAAAAAGTGATGTTAGTGACACTAGTAGTATCTCTGGTCATTTTGATTTTAAACATTGTAGTTACACTGGAAAGTACTCATTTATGGATTGATTCATCTGCAGAAATTATGTTTGATAGTTTGAGGAATTTGACACAATTTCCCAGAGCTCTCTTAGTCACCAACTCATCCCATGTTTTCTTACCCACAAACTCAATGTTCATGTTCATACCCTTCACTGTGTCCCTTGTAGCTTTTCTCCTGCTCATCTTTTCCCTGTGCAAGCATCTTAGGAAGATGCAGGTCAATGCCAAACAACCCAGAGACGCTGGTACTATGGCCCACATGAAAGCCTTGAAAATTGGGTTCTCCTTCCTAATCGTATATgcaatatatttactttttattgtcaTAGAAGTTTTGAGCTTTGGATTGGTGGAAGATGTAATGATTATTATATTTGACTACTCTTCTAGATTAGCTTTCCCTACAAGCCACTCATTTGTCTTGATTCTGGGAAATAGTAAGCTGAGACGAGCCACTCTTTCTGTGTTGTGGTGGCTGAGATGCCAGTTTAAAGATACCAACACCTTGGGTTACTAATGAGTTACAGGGCTCATTATGCATCTTCTAGATGATGAACAATCAGTTCATAGAAACAAGTGATCTGCTAGGGGAAATGGGGAAAGTTGGACTTCTTGGGGAGGTGGTAAATCCAGAAGAATGTTTGAGGAAGGTAAAGGGGAATAGCAGTATATAAGTGCTCTCATagggaaatgggaaaagggaGCTCTTCAGGGAATGAGGAGAGATATAAAT
This is a stretch of genomic DNA from Cricetulus griseus strain 17A/GY chromosome 8, alternate assembly CriGri-PICRH-1.0, whole genome shotgun sequence. It encodes these proteins:
- the LOC100769855 gene encoding taste receptor type 2 member 123-like, with product MNNSVSFIFAITLFIEVVTGTLGNGFIALVNITDWVKRGKISSVDQILTALAFSRLSLVWSVLICILAFKLCPHLFMNSEMLIVTEVTWIVNNHFSIWLATCLSVFYFLKVANFSNSLFLYLKWRVKKVMLVTLVVSLVILILNIVVTLESTHLWIDSSAEIMFDSLRNLTQFPRALLVTNSSHVFLPTNSMFMFIPFTVSLVAFLLLIFSLCKHLRKMQVNAKQPRDAGTMAHMKALKIGFSFLIVYAIYLLFIVIEVLSFGLVEDVMIIIFDYSSRLAFPTSHSFVLILGNSKLRRATLSVLWWLRCQFKDTNTLGY